The Heyndrickxia vini genome contains a region encoding:
- a CDS encoding ubiquinol-cytochrome c reductase iron-sulfur subunit translates to MSKNPVTRRQFLSYTLTGVGGFMAAGILMPMVRFAVDPVLQHRGAGEFHATSKKVADLTNEPTRVEFKYEQVDAWYKSDVTQTAWVYKDAKGEIVALSPVCKHLGCNVTWGENKQHPNQFYCPCHGGRYELNGKNVPGTPPSKPLDAYPTKVKDGFLYLGKPKENPFVK, encoded by the coding sequence GGTGTAGGTGGATTTATGGCAGCTGGAATTTTAATGCCGATGGTTCGTTTTGCCGTGGATCCTGTATTACAGCATAGAGGTGCTGGGGAGTTTCATGCAACGAGCAAAAAAGTAGCTGACTTGACAAATGAGCCTACGCGTGTCGAATTTAAATATGAACAAGTCGATGCATGGTACAAGTCAGACGTTACTCAAACCGCTTGGGTGTACAAAGATGCAAAGGGAGAAATTGTAGCACTTTCACCTGTTTGTAAACACTTAGGTTGTAACGTTACTTGGGGAGAAAACAAACAACACCCAAATCAATTCTATTGTCCTTGTCATGGTGGACGCTACGAACTTAATGGCAAAAACGTACCTGGTACACCACCATCGAAGCCATTGGATGCATATCCAACAAAAGTTAAAGATGGTTTCTTGTATTTAGGTAAACCGAAAGAAAATCCATTTGTGAAGTAA
- the qcrB gene encoding menaquinol-cytochrome c reductase cytochrome b subunit translates to MLNKIYDWVDERLDITPLWRDIADHEVPEHVNPAHHFSAFVYCFGGLTFFITVIQILSGMFLTMYYVPDIKNAWESVYYLQNEVAFGQIVRGMHHWGASLVIVMIFLHTLRVFFQGAYKKPRELNWIVGVLILFVMLGLGLTGYLLPWDMKALFATKVTLQIADSVPLIGPYAKELLSGHPDIVGAQTLTRFFAIHVFFLPAVLLGLMAAHFLMIRKQGISGPL, encoded by the coding sequence TTGCTTAATAAAATCTATGATTGGGTTGATGAGCGCTTAGATATTACGCCTTTATGGCGAGATATCGCTGATCATGAAGTACCAGAACACGTAAATCCTGCACATCATTTTTCTGCGTTTGTTTACTGTTTTGGTGGTTTAACCTTTTTCATTACGGTTATCCAAATCTTATCTGGTATGTTTTTAACAATGTACTATGTACCAGATATCAAAAATGCTTGGGAATCTGTTTACTATCTTCAAAACGAAGTCGCATTCGGACAGATTGTACGCGGTATGCACCATTGGGGAGCAAGTTTAGTAATTGTTATGATTTTCTTACATACACTACGTGTTTTCTTCCAAGGAGCATATAAAAAACCACGTGAATTAAACTGGATTGTTGGAGTACTTATTTTATTTGTTATGCTTGGACTTGGTTTAACAGGTTATTTATTACCTTGGGATATGAAAGCATTATTTGCAACAAAAGTTACATTGCAAATAGCAGACTCGGTACCATTAATTGGACCGTATGCGAAAGAATTGCTTTCGGGTCATCCTGATATTGTTGGTGCCCAAACATTGACTCGTTTCTTTGCGATTCACGTATTCTTCTTACCAGCAGTATTGTTAGGATTAATGGCAGCCCATTTCTTAATGATTCGTAAACAAGGTATTTCGGGTCCACTATAG
- a CDS encoding menaquinol-cytochrome c reductase cytochrome b/c subunit codes for MHRGKGMKFVGDSRILDPSVRKPMGPKDYSEYPGKTEAFWPNFLLKEWMVGAVFLVGFLCLTAAHPAPLERIADPADAGYIPMPDWYFLFLYQMLKYSYASGPYNIIGLIIPGIAFVGLLLAPFIDRGPQRRPLKRPFATGFMLLSIAAVFYLTWEAAAHHDWKKAAEQGKIVAKVDIDKEDPGYKVFSKQSCIQCHGENLTGGPAAPSLIGTGLSAKEVADIAQHGTKSKKMPANQFKGSPDELKKLSEFVAGLKK; via the coding sequence ATGCATCGAGGTAAAGGGATGAAGTTTGTTGGGGATTCACGTATCCTAGACCCTTCTGTACGAAAGCCGATGGGCCCTAAGGATTATTCAGAATATCCCGGAAAAACTGAAGCATTTTGGCCGAACTTTCTATTGAAAGAATGGATGGTTGGTGCAGTATTTTTAGTCGGTTTTTTATGTTTAACTGCAGCGCATCCAGCACCACTTGAGCGTATAGCTGATCCAGCAGATGCAGGGTATATTCCAATGCCTGACTGGTATTTCTTATTCCTATACCAAATGTTGAAATATTCTTATGCATCAGGGCCATATAATATCATTGGATTAATTATTCCTGGTATTGCATTTGTTGGTTTGCTTTTAGCACCTTTCATTGATCGTGGACCACAAAGACGTCCGTTAAAACGTCCATTTGCTACAGGATTTATGTTATTATCAATCGCAGCTGTCTTCTATTTAACTTGGGAAGCAGCAGCACATCATGATTGGAAAAAAGCAGCTGAGCAAGGTAAAATCGTTGCAAAAGTTGATATTGACAAAGAAGATCCAGGATATAAAGTGTTTTCAAAACAATCTTGTATCCAATGTCATGGTGAAAATCTTACAGGTGGACCAGCTGCACCAAGCTTAATTGGTACTGGTCTAAGTGCTAAAGAAGTTGCAGACATTGCACAGCATGGTACAAAAAGCAAGAAAATGCCTGCGAACCAATTTAAAGGTTCTCCTGATGAATTGAAAAAATTATCTGAGTTTGTCGCAGGGCTAAAAAAATAA
- a CDS encoding DUF1405 domain-containing protein, translating into MRFLFPILANRMVVLLLFIVNLLGTIYGYIWYKPQFDVTPTKFLPFVPDSPTASLFFTIVLFAFLIKKNWPFIEALAIVTLFKYGVWAVVMNILTLIVTGYLPWQGYMLIISHGSMAIEGLLYSPFYRIKLKHIVLAAIWTLHNDVIDYVFMQFPKYGALDVYAREIGYFTFWLSVLSLGLAYYFSARKNSLKLNIWNN; encoded by the coding sequence ATGAGATTTCTCTTTCCGATCTTAGCCAACCGAATGGTTGTCTTGTTATTGTTTATCGTAAATTTATTAGGAACAATTTATGGATACATATGGTACAAACCACAATTCGATGTGACGCCAACTAAATTTCTTCCTTTTGTACCTGACAGCCCAACGGCAAGTTTGTTTTTCACAATTGTGTTATTTGCATTCTTAATCAAAAAAAATTGGCCGTTTATAGAAGCATTAGCAATTGTTACCTTATTCAAGTATGGGGTTTGGGCAGTTGTTATGAATATTTTAACACTGATTGTGACGGGATATTTACCTTGGCAAGGGTATATGTTGATCATTTCTCACGGTTCTATGGCAATAGAAGGCCTTTTATATTCCCCTTTTTATAGAATTAAATTAAAGCATATTGTTTTAGCTGCAATTTGGACCTTACATAATGATGTGATTGATTACGTATTTATGCAATTTCCCAAATATGGTGCATTAGATGTATATGCACGTGAAATAGGATACTTTACATTTTGGTTAAGTGTTCTCTCATTAGGACTTGCATATTATTTTTCTGCTCGAAAAAATAGTTTGAAATTGAATATTTGGAACAACTGA
- the ypjB gene encoding sporulation protein YpjB, with protein MKVKLFILLVTMSFFLANNVFAISTPVIEKMDRSADEALQLTKFGQYEGAEHILEQFSNDIVEATSLSQYFTMDEVKILSNSLKKALFAINNANLSPEEKINRVTTFRLVVDALNSRYQPLWTELQDPIMTAFSQVKEAAKENNYDIFRSKLNSFLAKYSLIQPSLKIDLPVDKIQKLDAKITFIDKYSSNLLNDTTGIVQLTKLEADLQNMFDNIDKDETDPSLWWVIITTGSIIILTLSYTGWRKYRGEKKTKQKEHND; from the coding sequence ATGAAAGTTAAACTATTTATCCTTCTAGTGACGATGTCATTTTTTTTAGCAAATAACGTATTTGCCATTTCCACACCCGTTATTGAAAAAATGGACAGGTCTGCAGATGAAGCTTTGCAATTGACCAAATTTGGACAGTATGAAGGAGCGGAACATATTCTTGAGCAATTTTCAAATGATATAGTAGAAGCGACCAGTCTTAGTCAATATTTTACAATGGATGAAGTAAAGATTCTTTCAAACTCTCTTAAAAAAGCATTATTTGCTATCAATAATGCTAATCTCTCACCAGAAGAAAAAATAAATAGAGTCACAACATTTCGATTAGTTGTTGATGCGTTGAATTCTCGTTATCAACCATTGTGGACAGAATTACAAGATCCAATCATGACTGCATTTTCTCAAGTGAAAGAGGCAGCAAAGGAAAACAACTATGATATCTTTCGAAGCAAGTTAAACTCTTTTTTAGCTAAATACTCTCTCATTCAGCCGAGTTTAAAAATTGATTTGCCAGTTGATAAAATTCAAAAATTAGATGCGAAAATTACATTTATTGATAAATATAGTTCAAATTTATTGAACGATACGACTGGGATTGTCCAATTAACAAAATTAGAAGCTGATCTTCAAAATATGTTCGATAATATCGATAAGGACGAAACCGATCCATCGTTATGGTGGGTAATTATCACGACAGGAAGTATCATCATTCTAACTCTCTCTTATACAGGATGGAGAAAATATAGAGGTGAAAAGAAGACAAAACAGAAAGAGCATAATGATTGA
- a CDS encoding zinc metallopeptidase, whose translation MEFIIYYIIIALIPIWAQMKVKSTFNKFAKVPTTAGMNGAEVARRILDENGLYNVKVVEHSGFLSDHYNPMTKTVHLSSSNYHGQSVAGAAVAAHEVGHAIQDKESYGPLRFRHSLVPVANIGSNASWIFIIIGMISQLPNMLLIGIILMGLGVLFQIVTLPVEFNASSRALDQVVNLGIINNSEERSARKVLNAAALTYVAAAAVAVIEIIRMILIFTNISRDE comes from the coding sequence ATGGAGTTCATTATTTACTACATCATTATTGCGCTCATTCCAATCTGGGCACAAATGAAAGTGAAAAGTACATTTAACAAATTTGCTAAAGTTCCAACTACGGCAGGTATGAACGGTGCGGAAGTAGCAAGAAGAATTTTAGATGAGAATGGTTTGTATAATGTCAAAGTAGTAGAACATAGTGGTTTTTTAAGCGATCATTATAATCCAATGACCAAAACTGTACATCTATCTTCGTCTAATTACCATGGACAGTCAGTTGCGGGGGCTGCGGTTGCCGCCCATGAGGTTGGTCATGCTATTCAAGATAAAGAAAGTTATGGACCTTTAAGATTTCGTCATTCACTAGTACCGGTTGCAAATATCGGTTCTAATGCATCGTGGATTTTTATCATCATTGGAATGATTTCACAATTACCCAATATGCTATTAATCGGAATTATCTTAATGGGACTAGGCGTTCTTTTCCAAATTGTAACATTACCGGTTGAATTCAATGCCTCATCTAGAGCGTTGGATCAAGTTGTTAATCTCGGTATTATTAATAACAGTGAAGAACGAAGTGCACGGAAGGTTTTAAATGCCGCTGCGTTAACTTATGTTGCAGCAGCTGCTGTTGCGGTGATAGAAATAATCCGTATGATTCTTATTTTTACGAATATTTCAAGAGACGAGTAA
- a CDS encoding YitT family protein, which produces MRIGIKTKNILFILLGSAIFAFGIVHFNMQNHLAEGGFTGITLLLYSLFNIDPSYSNLILNIPLFFIGWKLLGRKAFIYTIIGTVATSLFLWVFQRKHFTIPLEHDMFLAALFAGIFIGIGLGIIFRYGGTTGGVDIIARLVFKYKGLAMGRTMFIFDACVITLSLITYLDYREAMYTLVAVFVGARVIDFMQEGAYSARGALIISPKHDEIANLIMKNMDRGVTVLKGHGSYTKEDKDVLYCVVGKNEIVRLKGLINSIDPHAFVSVTIVHDVLGEGFTLDENKKPIEI; this is translated from the coding sequence ATGCGAATAGGTATAAAAACAAAAAACATATTGTTTATTCTATTAGGTTCTGCAATTTTTGCATTTGGAATCGTACACTTTAATATGCAAAATCATTTGGCTGAGGGTGGCTTTACGGGAATCACATTACTGCTCTATTCCCTTTTTAATATAGATCCTTCCTATTCCAATTTAATATTAAATATCCCTCTTTTTTTCATTGGATGGAAGCTACTTGGAAGAAAAGCATTTATTTATACGATTATAGGTACTGTTGCCACTTCGTTATTTTTATGGGTTTTCCAAAGGAAACATTTCACTATTCCACTTGAACATGATATGTTTCTTGCTGCACTGTTTGCAGGTATTTTCATTGGTATTGGTTTGGGAATTATCTTTCGATACGGAGGAACAACTGGCGGTGTTGATATTATTGCCCGTCTCGTCTTTAAATATAAAGGACTTGCAATGGGACGAACAATGTTTATCTTTGATGCATGTGTCATTACATTATCACTCATTACGTATTTAGATTATCGAGAAGCTATGTACACATTGGTTGCCGTTTTTGTCGGTGCACGAGTTATTGACTTTATGCAAGAAGGAGCTTATTCAGCAAGAGGAGCATTGATCATTTCACCGAAGCATGATGAAATCGCCAATCTGATTATGAAAAATATGGACAGGGGTGTGACCGTATTAAAAGGACATGGATCATATACAAAAGAAGATAAAGATGTCCTCTACTGTGTTGTTGGAAAAAATGAAATAGTCCGTTTAAAGGGCCTGATTAATTCCATTGATCCACATGCATTTGTATCTGTTACAATCGTCCATGATGTGCTTGGGGAAGGGTTTACGCTCGATGAAAATAAAAAACCAATTGAAATATAA
- a CDS encoding nucleotide pyrophosphohydrolase, with protein MNDKSIKVMQQEVDQYISQFKEGYFSPLAMVARLTEELGELAREVNHYYGEKPKKESEEEKTIEEELGDLQFVIMCLANSLNIDLEVAHDRVMHKFNTRDKDRWTKK; from the coding sequence ATGAACGATAAATCAATCAAAGTAATGCAGCAGGAAGTAGATCAATATATTAGCCAATTTAAGGAGGGTTATTTTAGCCCACTTGCGATGGTTGCTCGTTTAACAGAGGAACTTGGAGAATTGGCACGAGAAGTTAATCACTATTATGGGGAAAAACCAAAGAAAGAATCGGAAGAAGAAAAAACTATAGAGGAAGAATTAGGCGATTTGCAATTTGTTATTATGTGCCTTGCAAATTCATTGAATATTGATTTAGAAGTGGCGCATGATCGCGTTATGCATAAATTCAATACCCGTGATAAAGATCGTTGGACAAAAAAATAA
- the dapB gene encoding 4-hydroxy-tetrahydrodipicolinate reductase translates to MSKIRVIIAGPRGKMGKSAVNMVHLNEQFELVSVLDHKHDGKMLNDIDGFEKYTDIPVFTNIEECLQKSKADVLVDLTTPEFGYLHTKTSLQYGVRPVVGTTGFTKTQLDEIKQLAEEKEIGCIIAPNFAIGAVLMMKFSQMAAKYFHNIEIIELHHDQKLDAPSGTAVKTAEMISAVRKKKEQGHPNEKETISGARGANIDGMHVHSVRLPGLIAHQQVMFGSEGELLTIRHDSYNRDSFMSGVKLSIETVINVSTLIYGLENIIE, encoded by the coding sequence ATGAGCAAGATTCGTGTCATCATCGCTGGCCCGCGAGGAAAAATGGGCAAGTCAGCTGTAAATATGGTTCATCTAAATGAACAGTTTGAATTAGTAAGTGTTTTGGATCATAAGCATGATGGAAAAATGCTAAATGATATAGATGGTTTTGAAAAATATACAGATATTCCCGTTTTTACTAACATAGAAGAATGTCTCCAAAAGTCAAAGGCAGACGTTTTAGTTGATTTAACTACGCCTGAATTCGGTTACTTACATACAAAAACTTCCCTTCAATACGGAGTAAGACCAGTTGTGGGGACTACTGGATTTACAAAAACACAGCTTGATGAGATTAAACAGTTGGCCGAAGAGAAAGAAATAGGCTGTATCATTGCTCCCAATTTTGCAATTGGAGCTGTACTAATGATGAAGTTTTCTCAAATGGCAGCAAAATACTTTCATAATATAGAGATTATCGAACTTCATCATGATCAAAAATTAGATGCTCCTTCAGGTACTGCTGTAAAAACTGCGGAAATGATATCTGCAGTAAGAAAGAAAAAAGAACAAGGCCATCCAAATGAAAAAGAAACAATTAGTGGCGCTAGAGGAGCAAATATAGATGGCATGCATGTACATAGTGTTCGCTTACCTGGTCTGATTGCACACCAACAAGTAATGTTCGGGTCCGAAGGCGAATTGCTAACAATTCGACATGATTCATACAATCGTGATTCATTTATGTCAGGTGTAAAATTATCAATTGAAACTGTAATAAATGTAAGTACTTTAATTTATGGTTTAGAAAATATTATCGAATAA
- the mgsA gene encoding methylglyoxal synthase, with protein sequence MEIALIAHDKKKDDMLRFITAYKKIFAKHRLYATGTTGKRIIEETKLSVHRFQSGPFGGDQEIGALIAKNKLDMVIFFRDPLTAQPHEPDVSALMRLCDVYSVPLATNMGTAEVLIRGLEKGDLDWRSITRGETKNE encoded by the coding sequence ATGGAAATAGCATTAATCGCACATGATAAGAAAAAAGATGATATGCTACGTTTTATTACAGCTTATAAAAAAATTTTTGCAAAACATCGACTGTATGCAACAGGTACAACTGGAAAAAGAATAATAGAAGAAACAAAATTATCCGTTCATCGTTTTCAGTCAGGTCCATTTGGTGGAGATCAGGAAATCGGTGCATTAATCGCAAAAAATAAACTAGATATGGTGATCTTTTTTCGGGATCCATTAACTGCGCAGCCACATGAACCAGATGTTTCTGCATTAATGAGGTTATGTGATGTTTATTCGGTTCCGCTTGCTACAAATATGGGGACAGCCGAAGTACTTATACGCGGCTTAGAAAAAGGGGACTTAGATTGGCGAAGTATTACTAGAGGTGAAACTAAAAATGAATGA
- the bshB1 gene encoding bacillithiol biosynthesis deacetylase BshB1, translating into MNEKIDILAFGAHADDVEIGMGASIAKWSSEGKSVVICDLTEAELSSNGTVANRKKEAIDAANLLGVKERVSLTIPDRGLYINNDHIQKVVEIIRTYKPSIIFAPYFEDRHPDHGNCAYLVKEAVFSAGIRKFTTGLLEAHKAKNLYYYMINGFHKPDFVIDITSFMEHKVASLNAYQSQFVQMDNGVKTPLTEGYIESVKARERMFGKEVGVTYGEGFKVTKPLLLNMDVLGE; encoded by the coding sequence ATGAATGAAAAAATAGATATTCTTGCGTTTGGTGCCCATGCAGATGATGTTGAGATTGGAATGGGAGCTTCTATCGCAAAATGGTCTTCAGAAGGCAAATCAGTCGTCATATGTGACTTAACTGAAGCTGAATTATCTTCTAATGGAACAGTGGCAAATAGAAAAAAAGAGGCCATCGATGCAGCAAACCTTTTAGGAGTAAAAGAAAGGGTTTCTCTTACAATCCCAGACCGTGGGCTTTACATAAATAACGATCATATACAAAAGGTTGTAGAAATTATTCGAACATACAAACCATCTATAATTTTTGCTCCCTATTTTGAAGATAGGCATCCGGATCATGGGAATTGTGCGTATTTAGTGAAAGAAGCCGTATTTTCAGCGGGAATTCGGAAATTTACAACAGGCTTATTAGAGGCACATAAGGCAAAAAATTTATACTATTATATGATTAATGGATTTCATAAACCTGATTTTGTCATAGATATCACTTCTTTTATGGAACATAAAGTTGCAAGTTTGAATGCCTATCAAAGCCAATTTGTACAAATGGACAATGGAGTGAAAACCCCGTTAACCGAAGGATATATTGAAAGTGTGAAAGCAAGGGAAAGAATGTTCGGAAAAGAGGTTGGCGTAACTTATGGGGAAGGTTTTAAGGTTACTAAGCCTCTATTATTAAATATGGATGTGTTGGGTGAATGA
- the bshA gene encoding N-acetyl-alpha-D-glucosaminyl L-malate synthase BshA, which produces MKKKLKIGITCYPTVGGSGVIATELGKFLAERGHEIHFITSSIPFRLNKMYHNIYFHQVEVNQYAVFQYPPYDIALASKMAEVIKREKLDILHVHYAMPHAVCAILGKQMAGTNVKLVTTLHGTDITVLGYDPSLTEAIRFGIEQSDYVTAVSKALVHQTNELIQPNKYIDTVYNFIDERIYKKIDSMYLKSEYGISSDEKVLIHVSNFRNVKRVPDVVKMFAKVRERIPAKLLLVGDGPEMTIICKLVQELNLTNDVLLLGKQDNLEELYSISDLMLLLSQKESFGLVALEAMACGVPCIGTNIGGIPEVITDEYNGFICELGDINTMAERALTLLMDEKLHQQFSRNALESVRARFLSKNIVNQYEEIYYRLQLENEKVEME; this is translated from the coding sequence ATGAAAAAAAAGTTAAAAATAGGTATAACTTGTTACCCTACTGTAGGAGGATCCGGTGTAATTGCCACCGAATTGGGTAAATTTCTTGCTGAAAGAGGTCATGAAATTCATTTCATCACATCAAGCATACCGTTTCGATTAAATAAAATGTATCATAATATTTACTTTCATCAAGTGGAGGTAAATCAATATGCAGTCTTTCAATATCCTCCATATGATATCGCGTTAGCTAGTAAAATGGCAGAAGTCATAAAACGAGAAAAATTAGATATACTTCATGTACATTATGCGATGCCGCATGCGGTTTGTGCTATTTTAGGGAAACAAATGGCAGGTACAAATGTGAAACTTGTTACTACTCTCCACGGAACAGACATTACAGTATTAGGTTATGATCCGTCATTAACAGAAGCAATTCGATTTGGAATTGAACAATCAGATTATGTTACAGCGGTTTCAAAAGCATTAGTACATCAAACAAATGAATTAATCCAGCCAAATAAGTACATAGATACTGTTTATAATTTTATTGATGAAAGAATATATAAAAAAATAGATTCGATGTATTTAAAATCGGAATACGGTATTTCTTCTGATGAAAAAGTATTAATCCATGTCTCGAATTTTCGGAATGTAAAAAGGGTTCCAGATGTTGTTAAAATGTTCGCAAAAGTAAGAGAGCGTATTCCCGCGAAATTACTTCTTGTCGGAGATGGACCTGAAATGACGATTATTTGTAAACTTGTTCAGGAATTAAATTTGACTAACGATGTTTTATTGTTAGGGAAGCAAGATAACTTAGAGGAATTGTATTCGATCAGTGATTTAATGTTGTTGTTATCACAAAAAGAGAGCTTTGGGTTAGTTGCCTTAGAAGCTATGGCCTGTGGTGTTCCTTGTATCGGAACAAATATAGGGGGCATCCCTGAAGTAATTACAGATGAATATAATGGATTTATTTGTGAATTAGGCGATATTAATACAATGGCAGAACGAGCACTAACACTTTTAATGGATGAAAAACTTCATCAACAATTTTCTCGAAATGCACTTGAAAGTGTACGTGCAAGGTTTTTATCAAAAAATATTGTAAATCAATATGAAGAAATTTATTATCGTCTTCAATTAGAAAATGAAAAGGTGGAAATGGAATGA
- a CDS encoding CCA tRNA nucleotidyltransferase: protein MNEPFLSAKPIIQKLEEQSFEAYFVGGSVRDYLLNRSIADVDIATSATPEEVKSIFPVTVDTGIEHGTVLVIYNGKGYEVTTFRTETEYIDHRRPETVKFIRSLTEDLKRRDFTMNAIAMNIHGEIIDPFHGRLALQNRMIECVGNANERFQEDALRMMRAIRFVSQLNFSLENETKIAIKANAQLLQHIAVERIFQECTKLFQGKNKNQAIQFLYECNLWNYLPELKNHQDLLPCFQKWEINHLSEKQVWLLLLFLSKTNNPTGFLKSWRMPTKKISYLSKALFFLHKRLKEEWTIYSHYQATKEISIDVESVYQMIQNQSGENIEQKISEIFLSMPIQKPEEMKVTGADLMLWFDRPGGPWIKRALEMIEKAILQKKVSNEKGAIKGWILTCNLQQEKDC from the coding sequence ATGAATGAACCATTCCTAAGTGCAAAACCAATTATTCAAAAATTGGAAGAACAGAGTTTTGAAGCATATTTTGTTGGAGGTTCAGTCCGAGATTATTTATTAAATCGTTCCATTGCCGATGTTGATATTGCAACATCAGCAACACCGGAGGAAGTGAAAAGTATTTTCCCGGTTACGGTTGATACAGGTATTGAACACGGAACAGTATTAGTCATTTATAATGGAAAAGGTTATGAAGTGACAACCTTCAGAACTGAGACTGAATATATCGATCATCGCCGTCCGGAAACAGTAAAATTTATCCGCTCTTTAACTGAAGATTTAAAACGACGTGATTTTACAATGAACGCGATCGCGATGAATATACACGGTGAAATAATTGACCCATTTCACGGTCGTCTTGCCCTACAAAACCGAATGATAGAGTGCGTCGGAAATGCAAATGAACGATTTCAAGAAGATGCGTTAAGAATGATGAGAGCAATTCGATTTGTAAGCCAATTAAACTTTTCATTAGAAAATGAAACGAAGATTGCAATTAAGGCAAATGCGCAGCTCTTACAACATATTGCAGTCGAACGGATTTTCCAAGAGTGTACAAAACTTTTCCAAGGCAAAAATAAAAATCAGGCAATCCAATTTTTATACGAATGTAATCTGTGGAACTATTTACCTGAATTAAAAAATCATCAAGACCTTCTTCCATGCTTTCAAAAATGGGAAATTAATCACTTATCAGAGAAGCAAGTATGGTTATTGTTGCTTTTTCTTTCAAAAACGAATAATCCAACAGGTTTTTTAAAATCATGGAGAATGCCGACAAAGAAAATAAGTTATTTATCAAAAGCGTTGTTTTTTTTACATAAAAGGTTGAAAGAGGAATGGACCATATATTCACACTATCAAGCAACGAAAGAAATTTCAATAGACGTAGAGTCGGTCTATCAAATGATCCAAAATCAATCAGGTGAAAATATCGAACAAAAGATTAGTGAAATATTTTTGTCAATGCCCATTCAAAAGCCTGAAGAAATGAAAGTGACAGGTGCTGATTTAATGTTATGGTTTGATCGCCCTGGAGGACCATGGATTAAGCGAGCACTAGAAATGATTGAAAAAGCCATATTGCAAAAAAAGGTTTCCAATGAAAAGGGAGCGATAAAGGGGTGGATCTTAACATGCAATCTCCAACAAGAAAAAGATTGCTAG